One Spinacia oleracea cultivar Varoflay chromosome 4, BTI_SOV_V1, whole genome shotgun sequence DNA segment encodes these proteins:
- the LOC110784796 gene encoding uncharacterized protein, with protein sequence MGALYLYLFNGWSFTTNNMCHPGGRVVLAWNPGEFQVNPVSCSSQMIHCEIGHEREALWKDICSLAGRIKGPWVLKGDFNCVLNTDERVGSDVRFSELQDFHNCVNRCGLEDVKSSGNFFTWNNKQQGDHRVFCKLDRVMTSQLWQNKYPNTEVCFKNEGYFDHCPGIILMYPQFVVGKKPFKFFPMWQDTPNYRNLIVQAWQEHQQGTKIYQVVQRLKRVRVVLKQLNKEGYGDIEVKEVKASQNLQKIQSELHLNPADVSLDDAEKVAQQEFLVAHSALLSFLSQKSQVKLDQRWR encoded by the exons ATGGGGGCTTTGTACCTATATCTGTTCAATGGCTGGTCTTTTACTACTAATAATATGTGTCATCCTGGTGGTAGAGTTGTTCTAGCTTGGAATCCTGGGGAGTTCCAAGTTAATCCTGTTTCCTGCTCCAGTCAAATGATTCACTGTGAGATTGGG CATGAAAGAGAGGCACTTTGGAAGGATATTTGCAGCTTGGCTGGTAGGATCAAGGGACCCTGGGTGCTCAAGGGGGACTTTAATTGTGTTTTAAACACTGATGAGAGAGTTGGCAGTGATGTGAGATTCAGTGAGTTGCAGGATTTCCATAACTGTGTAAATAGATGTGGCTTGGAGGATGTGAAATCTAGTGGGAATTTTTTCACTTGGAACAATAAGCAACAAGGGGATCATAGGGTGTTTTGTAAGCTAGACAGAGTGATGACAAGTCAATTGTGGCAAAATAAGTATCCTAACACAGAAGTGTGCTTCAAGAATGAAGGGTACTTTGATCATTGCCCTGGGATCATCTTAATGTATCCTCAGTTCGTAGTGGGGAAGAAACCCTTCAAGTTCTTTCCAATGTGGCAAGATACTCCTAATTATAGGAACCTTATTGTCCAAGCATGGCAAGAACATCAGCAAGGAACCAAAATTTACCAAGTTGTACAGAGACTCAAGAGAGTGAGAGTTGTTTTAAAACAGCTTAACAAAGAGGGTTATGGTGATATTGAAGTTAAGGAAGTGAAAGCTTCTCAAAACTTGCAGAAAATCCAAAGTGAGCTTCATCTTAATCCTGCTGATGTGTCTTTGGATGATGCAGAAAAAGTGGCTCAGCAGGAGTTCTTGGTTGCTCACAGTGCTTTATTGAGTTTTCTTTCTCAAAAAAGCCAAGTAAAACTGGATCAAAGGTGGAGATGA